In one Pseudoalteromonas rubra genomic region, the following are encoded:
- a CDS encoding sterol desaturase family protein, with product MELLTLAIVITAFICIFTLEVIAPASKNSCDRRWMILASGISLFQSISTVGAGLIFVDLFSTVSLLSFSSENMFLQGLLGFLLTSFVAYWWHRAMHKFDLLWRVFHQLHHSPRRIEALTSFYMHPFDGVAATFLNALCCYFILGLDAYGTAVSLIIAALYNIYIHADLKTPYWLGFVLQRPEMHRVHHKYMHHKQNYGLAIWDLLFGTFSNPKAYIRQVGFDETRENRVYDMLKTKDVYKS from the coding sequence ATGGAACTACTTACTTTAGCCATAGTTATTACCGCATTTATCTGTATTTTTACTCTTGAGGTCATTGCTCCCGCGTCTAAAAACAGCTGTGATCGTCGTTGGATGATCCTTGCCTCGGGTATCAGTTTATTTCAATCGATCAGTACGGTCGGTGCAGGCCTGATTTTTGTTGATTTATTCAGCACTGTGTCTTTACTGAGTTTTAGCAGCGAAAACATGTTCCTGCAGGGTTTGCTTGGTTTCTTACTCACCAGTTTTGTTGCCTATTGGTGGCACAGAGCTATGCACAAGTTTGACTTGTTGTGGCGTGTCTTTCACCAGCTGCATCACAGCCCCAGACGTATTGAAGCCCTCACGTCTTTTTATATGCATCCTTTTGATGGCGTTGCTGCCACGTTTTTGAATGCCTTGTGTTGTTATTTTATTCTGGGCCTGGATGCCTATGGGACTGCTGTAAGCCTGATCATTGCGGCTTTGTACAACATTTACATACATGCAGATCTGAAAACGCCATACTGGCTGGGTTTTGTGTTGCAACGCCCTGAAATGCACAGAGTTCATCATAAATATATGCATCATAAGCAAAATTACGGGTTAGCTATCTGGGATCTGTTGTTCGGCACTTTTTCTAATCCAAAAGCGTATATCCGGCAGGTTGGTTTTGATGAAACACGTGAAAACAGAGTTTACGACATGCTCAAGACCAAAGATGTCTATAAGTCATGA
- a CDS encoding haloalkane dehalogenase codes for MTLRKVIGVCLFSSILVACSDNDDDTASVEETVSADTPAETRPASGPLSEACLEAEMVPSTTSKGVEFIRTPDACFDALPGYDFAANYLDIEGLRLHYVDEGPKDGEVVLMLHGQPSWSYLYRKIIPILAEAGYRVIALDNMGMGKSDKPLNVAVHQYEHHVAWTKAFINQLQLTDINLFVQDWGSLIGLRVAGNMSERFARIVVANGDMPIIPTGTNPYHVPSFEIDESQPADASTFFDNRSSDRVEGFQQWIDYAASVPELMAGDVVQKLSAIELTEAEVTAYNAPYPNVQYKAAIRAFPSMLSGIEMQTLPAWQTLGAYHNPFMFNAGEYDTGLGSEANQRKWVGHVPGSDGVDHRRFQAGHFIQDDVGEDLALHVLDFLQTTAPQAPLVTGGPSYNMRYCEILLPYLQDDKIVAQVWGTPGVDMCRQAQWDAIDFEDVVAEYGALTAIPNGPRFFVVDESRGAEVIAQEAETQIRQFGEINMRLLTTADLSAAQGEQLPYVAGEVSRSNTWHFYKGRRIYELTDNTGQVFVMQSFSRISDASLQMDDLANLGDRLTLPEGWTFSSRILTEPLDMTPAEGIAYVLQDELGNSYQLVQ; via the coding sequence ATGACTTTGCGTAAGGTCATTGGCGTATGCCTGTTCAGTAGCATACTGGTGGCCTGTAGTGACAACGATGATGACACGGCCAGTGTTGAAGAAACGGTCAGCGCAGACACTCCGGCAGAAACGCGGCCGGCAAGCGGACCGCTCAGCGAGGCCTGTCTGGAGGCAGAAATGGTGCCTTCAACCACCAGCAAAGGCGTGGAGTTTATCCGCACTCCGGATGCGTGTTTTGATGCGTTACCTGGTTATGACTTTGCAGCGAATTATCTGGATATTGAAGGGCTGAGGCTGCATTACGTTGACGAGGGACCAAAAGACGGTGAAGTGGTACTCATGCTGCACGGCCAGCCGAGCTGGTCGTACTTATATCGGAAAATAATCCCGATACTGGCTGAGGCCGGCTATCGTGTGATTGCGCTTGATAATATGGGTATGGGTAAGTCAGATAAGCCTCTTAATGTGGCGGTGCATCAGTACGAACATCACGTCGCCTGGACCAAGGCGTTTATTAATCAGCTACAACTCACCGATATCAATTTGTTTGTACAAGACTGGGGCAGCCTGATCGGGTTGAGAGTGGCAGGGAATATGTCTGAGCGCTTTGCCAGAATCGTCGTCGCAAATGGGGATATGCCCATAATTCCGACTGGTACTAACCCTTATCACGTGCCTAGCTTTGAGATAGATGAGTCTCAACCAGCAGATGCCAGCACCTTTTTTGATAACCGTTCAAGCGATCGCGTCGAAGGGTTTCAGCAATGGATCGATTATGCCGCCAGTGTGCCGGAGCTGATGGCGGGGGATGTGGTGCAAAAGCTCTCTGCAATTGAACTGACTGAGGCCGAAGTCACCGCATACAATGCGCCTTATCCCAATGTGCAGTACAAAGCGGCTATCCGGGCGTTTCCTTCCATGCTCTCCGGCATAGAAATGCAAACTTTACCGGCATGGCAAACGCTGGGCGCTTATCATAACCCGTTCATGTTCAATGCAGGCGAATATGACACAGGACTCGGTAGCGAAGCCAATCAGCGCAAGTGGGTGGGTCATGTACCAGGTTCTGACGGGGTAGATCACAGACGCTTTCAGGCCGGGCACTTTATCCAGGATGATGTAGGTGAGGACCTGGCGCTGCATGTGTTAGATTTTCTGCAAACGACTGCGCCACAGGCACCGCTGGTCACGGGTGGGCCAAGCTACAACATGCGGTATTGTGAGATCTTATTGCCTTATCTGCAAGATGACAAAATAGTTGCTCAGGTGTGGGGTACGCCGGGCGTGGATATGTGTCGTCAGGCTCAGTGGGATGCCATTGACTTTGAAGACGTTGTCGCAGAATACGGCGCACTGACTGCGATCCCTAACGGTCCACGTTTTTTTGTGGTGGACGAAAGTCGCGGCGCGGAGGTGATAGCGCAAGAGGCTGAAACGCAAATTCGTCAGTTCGGTGAGATAAACATGCGTTTATTAACCACCGCTGATCTGAGCGCTGCGCAGGGCGAGCAACTTCCTTACGTTGCCGGTGAGGTGTCGAGAAGCAATACCTGGCACTTCTATAAAGGCAGACGCATTTATGAGCTGACCGATAACACAGGTCAGGTTTTTGTGATGCAGTCGTTCAGCCGCATTTCGGACGCTTCATTGCAAATGGATGACTTGGCAAACCTGGGAGATCGGCTCACGCTGCCTGAAGGCTGGACGTTTTCCAGTCGTATCCTGACGGAACCGCTGGATATGACGCCCGCAGAGGGCATTGCTTATGTATTGCAGGATGAATTAGGCAATAGTTATCAGCTGGTGCAGTAG
- a CDS encoding sensor histidine kinase, which translates to MNTAPTTASQTGLYNKSTTQAWIFLLIWPWFNILLLSCVLLLLDIFTLTLFAQVIVKIWSGFCAGYLLFNLCESICARFLPAQFLPAWCRHNIWLLRPFSIILLYILIGPIVSLPTSNAVTQVTFLPIVIMLLETLVYIAVMLMLKQQIYHFQSQLQAQQAELQMLKMQSNPHFLFNTLNLIASEVTQDPHKAKALIYDLSDLLRHTVELAKQQFVMLEQELKLVELYLVLQQKRFADRLTFDLDCPGELDPLPVPSLLLLPIVENAVKYGIAPYARAGHISIITETTEHSLLIEVQDTGAPFDDTQLSQGEGLRIIRETLNLHYRGAASFRLVSCDEGTSAFIQLPR; encoded by the coding sequence GTGAATACAGCACCTACCACAGCGAGCCAGACCGGGCTTTATAACAAAAGCACCACCCAGGCCTGGATATTTTTACTGATCTGGCCCTGGTTCAATATCTTGCTGCTGTCCTGTGTGTTGTTGCTGCTCGATATATTTACGCTGACCCTGTTTGCTCAGGTGATAGTGAAAATATGGAGCGGGTTTTGTGCAGGCTACCTGCTGTTTAACCTGTGTGAGTCAATCTGTGCGCGGTTTTTGCCCGCCCAGTTTTTACCTGCGTGGTGTCGTCATAACATCTGGCTGCTCAGGCCGTTTTCCATCATTCTGCTGTACATCCTGATTGGCCCTATCGTCAGCTTGCCCACCAGCAATGCAGTGACCCAGGTGACCTTTTTGCCCATAGTGATTATGTTACTTGAGACCCTGGTCTACATTGCGGTCATGCTAATGCTCAAGCAGCAAATCTATCACTTTCAGTCGCAGCTACAGGCACAACAAGCTGAACTACAAATGCTAAAAATGCAGTCGAATCCACACTTTTTGTTCAACACGCTTAACCTGATCGCCAGTGAAGTTACTCAAGACCCGCACAAGGCAAAAGCGCTGATTTACGATTTGAGTGATCTGCTACGCCACACAGTTGAACTGGCCAAGCAGCAATTCGTTATGCTTGAGCAGGAACTCAAACTGGTGGAGCTTTACCTTGTGTTGCAACAAAAACGGTTCGCCGATCGACTAACATTTGATCTGGACTGCCCGGGTGAACTCGACCCGCTGCCGGTCCCCTCTTTGCTGTTGCTGCCGATTGTTGAAAACGCCGTGAAATATGGCATTGCCCCCTACGCACGCGCAGGCCATATCAGTATCATTACTGAAACGACGGAGCATAGCCTGCTGATTGAAGTGCAGGATACGGGCGCACCTTTTGATGACACCCAGCTCAGTCAGGGCGAGGGACTGCGCATTATTCGTGAAACCCTGAATCTGCATTATCGGGGCGCTGCCAGTTTCAGACTGGTTTCCTGCGATGAAGGCACCAGTGCTTTTATCCAGCTACCCCGATAA
- a CDS encoding LytR/AlgR family response regulator transcription factor: protein MTKKTVIIVDDEQAARQQLKEVISGFDELTLVAEAADGKSAIEQIMLKRPDIVFLDIEMPELNGFDVAKATQDLQYQLVFMTAYEQYALKAFDTNAIDYLVKPARPELIAKSIGKIIRQQTQIKPSGSTACLTLSDHAQQKIIEFDHINYIESIGRYRRVHLTQPGAEIHNTETIISEQTLDGFCSHLPESQFYRLHRSYIINAAQLLALKYQARKHFVLLAGTDVQIPVSRSFIHTLKERITHRAKRGR, encoded by the coding sequence ATGACTAAGAAAACCGTGATCATCGTCGACGACGAACAGGCAGCCAGACAACAGTTGAAAGAAGTGATCAGTGGCTTTGATGAGCTCACCCTTGTTGCCGAGGCAGCCGATGGCAAATCCGCCATTGAACAGATCATGCTTAAGCGCCCGGATATTGTGTTTCTGGATATTGAAATGCCAGAGCTCAATGGCTTTGATGTCGCCAAAGCGACGCAGGATTTACAGTATCAGCTGGTTTTTATGACCGCGTACGAACAATACGCACTGAAAGCCTTTGACACCAATGCCATCGATTACTTAGTCAAACCCGCCAGGCCGGAGCTGATTGCCAAAAGCATAGGCAAAATCATTCGTCAGCAGACTCAGATTAAGCCATCGGGCTCCACAGCGTGCCTGACGCTCAGTGATCATGCACAGCAAAAGATCATTGAATTTGACCACATAAATTACATTGAGAGTATTGGCCGCTATCGGCGGGTGCACCTGACCCAACCCGGGGCAGAGATTCACAACACCGAGACTATTATTTCTGAGCAAACGCTGGATGGCTTTTGCAGTCACTTGCCCGAGTCACAATTTTACCGGCTGCACCGCAGCTACATCATTAATGCCGCGCAGCTATTAGCGCTTAAATACCAGGCCCGCAAACACTTTGTGCTGCTTGCGGGAACAGATGTACAAATTCCTGTCTCACGTAGTTTTATCCACACTTTAAAGGAGCGGATAACCCACCGGGCAAAGCGTGGGAGATAA
- a CDS encoding transposase — protein sequence MPAARKSQVSLVDTKYYHCISRCVRRAFLCGEDPLTGQSYEHRRGWVEEKLLLLARIFCIDICAYAVMSNHTHIVMYVDDTKANRLSDKAIAIRWHKLFKGNRLTHKFVEGNELTPSERIMLDDIIDKYRERLASISWFMRVLNEDIARRANKEDGCKGRFWEGRFKSQALLDEAALAACMAYVDLNPIRAKMANTPETSEFTSIKKRIEHAQHGKQPNSLLRFAGNPRQNMSKGLPFELKYYIELVELTGRCIRADKRGYICDTQAILARLQIEPENWLKLTTRFTKVFHGAVGRLQAVTEFCEHLQKKRRPNLANCERLLG from the coding sequence ATGCCAGCGGCACGGAAAAGCCAGGTCAGCTTAGTTGACACGAAATACTACCATTGCATCTCTCGCTGCGTAAGGCGTGCCTTTTTATGCGGTGAAGACCCATTAACAGGCCAATCTTATGAACATCGCCGAGGGTGGGTTGAAGAAAAACTACTTCTGCTGGCACGTATTTTCTGCATTGATATCTGTGCTTACGCTGTGATGAGTAACCATACTCACATTGTTATGTATGTTGATGACACAAAAGCCAATCGACTATCCGACAAAGCAATCGCTATCCGATGGCACAAGTTGTTTAAGGGAAATCGGCTGACACACAAATTCGTGGAAGGTAACGAACTCACCCCGTCAGAACGCATTATGCTCGACGATATTATCGACAAATACCGCGAAAGACTTGCAAGCATCAGCTGGTTTATGCGCGTACTCAACGAAGACATTGCCCGCCGAGCCAATAAAGAAGATGGCTGTAAAGGTCGGTTCTGGGAAGGCCGGTTTAAGTCTCAGGCATTGCTCGATGAAGCTGCCCTTGCCGCCTGCATGGCCTATGTTGACCTCAACCCTATTCGGGCCAAAATGGCCAACACACCGGAAACTTCTGAGTTCACCAGTATCAAAAAACGCATTGAACACGCACAGCATGGCAAACAACCAAATAGCCTTCTGCGCTTTGCTGGAAACCCAAGACAAAACATGTCTAAAGGACTGCCCTTTGAACTTAAATACTACATTGAACTGGTTGAGCTCACTGGTCGATGCATTCGCGCAGACAAGCGAGGCTACATCTGCGATACCCAAGCTATCCTCGCCAGATTGCAAATAGAGCCTGAAAACTGGCTAAAGCTCACCACACGATTTACCAAAGTATTCCACGGTGCAGTCGGCAGACTGCAAGCTGTGACTGAATTTTGTGAACACCTGCAAAAAAAGCGACGACCTAATCTGGCTAATTGTGAACGCTTATTAGGTTAA
- a CDS encoding sphingomyelin phosphodiesterase produces the protein MKAKHALLCALVLNSTHSMADSLKVMAYNIMQLNVQDWDQENRAERLPSVLASMSDSPDVILISEAFNSDAEQALAELSALYPYQTPNVGLDCSGSGWDGLTGNCSNSPFVIRGGVVILSKYPIVTQKAHVFENSLNGSWDYLSNKGFAYVEIEKDSQRYHLIGTHLQATHDGDTAQEHRVRMGQLSEIQSFISAENIPASEPVIIGGDMNVEWSKQDEVADMLATSRAELNFETPEVGSFPAKYNWFTKANAYYFDYSLDYNDTLDYVFWHRDHKQPTNAPSMAVRYPKAEQNWYWSYLRGN, from the coding sequence ATGAAAGCTAAGCATGCGCTGTTATGTGCACTGGTGCTGAACAGTACACACAGCATGGCCGATTCACTGAAAGTAATGGCATACAATATTATGCAGCTCAATGTGCAGGACTGGGATCAGGAGAACCGGGCGGAGCGTTTGCCTTCTGTACTGGCCTCTATGAGCGATAGCCCGGATGTGATTTTGATCAGTGAAGCTTTTAACAGCGATGCCGAACAGGCACTGGCTGAGCTTTCTGCACTTTACCCTTATCAGACGCCTAATGTGGGTCTGGACTGTAGTGGCAGCGGTTGGGATGGCCTGACCGGTAACTGCTCAAACAGTCCGTTTGTGATCCGTGGCGGCGTGGTGATTTTGTCTAAATACCCGATTGTTACGCAAAAAGCCCATGTGTTTGAAAACAGTCTGAATGGCAGCTGGGATTATCTGTCAAACAAAGGTTTTGCCTACGTCGAAATCGAGAAAGACAGTCAACGCTATCACCTGATCGGCACGCACTTGCAGGCAACCCACGACGGCGACACCGCTCAGGAGCACCGTGTGCGTATGGGTCAGTTAAGTGAAATTCAGTCGTTTATCAGTGCCGAAAACATTCCGGCCAGCGAGCCGGTTATCATTGGCGGCGACATGAATGTTGAGTGGAGTAAGCAAGATGAAGTGGCCGATATGCTTGCAACCTCACGTGCTGAGTTAAATTTTGAGACGCCTGAGGTTGGCTCATTTCCGGCAAAATACAACTGGTTTACCAAAGCCAACGCGTACTACTTTGATTACAGTCTGGATTACAACGACACGCTGGACTACGTTTTCTGGCACCGCGACCACAAGCAGCCAACTAACGCACCAAGCATGGCGGTACGTTACCCGAAAGCAGAGCAAAACTGGTACTGGAGCTACCTGCGTGGCAACTGA
- a CDS encoding two-component system response regulator, with translation MKMEDIKVLLVDDDVIERKSLKRELTLNRCEYHVVETSTAEEAFVYLDNMTFDVVIIDYHMPKVSGIEAVIRLRNMPTLKHTAIVMVSNNSDEALMLECINAGAQDFLLKSEVTESQLTRTILQSRQRHELEQQLYESYQEVKNLAERDKLTGLHNRYYFDEALVQMLAHQKRHPDELTAVMLFDLDKFKHINDTFGHEMGDKLLVAVADRLLKALRGDTLFARFGGDEFVLACSQLRSIRHVKGLLKRLLKTFETAFVVDKHELFCSCSVGVAIAPANGESSEELLKLADIAMYRAKRSPQLQYCFFEDNMQEAFLSKYKIESELRHAIEHDEFVLHYQPIIDMQSKRVAGAEALIRWPQALTSKNPGVFIPVAEESGLIQAIGKWVLQQAFKDLKKRLREGDSTYVSVNVSPCQLCESSFFSYVESLIKQYKVPASALVFEVTETALLSEDTVTLNTLNSLHELGIRIALDDFGTGFSSISHLLSCPIDIVKIDKSIIQNITCPNSKHKNMLEGLTYLLSQLNISIIAEGIETQEQSALCQRLGIKLAQGFLYYRPASDVELQSLLNNTIEQ, from the coding sequence ATGAAAATGGAAGACATCAAAGTCTTGTTGGTAGACGATGATGTGATTGAAAGAAAGTCACTTAAAAGAGAGCTAACACTTAACCGCTGCGAGTATCACGTTGTCGAAACCTCGACAGCGGAAGAGGCGTTCGTTTACTTAGACAACATGACGTTTGATGTCGTGATTATTGATTACCATATGCCAAAAGTGAGCGGTATTGAGGCCGTAATTCGTTTGCGCAATATGCCTACGTTGAAACACACGGCAATTGTCATGGTAAGCAACAACAGTGATGAAGCACTCATGCTTGAGTGCATTAATGCAGGAGCCCAGGACTTTTTATTAAAATCAGAAGTGACAGAAAGTCAGTTAACCCGGACCATTTTGCAGTCCAGGCAACGTCATGAACTGGAGCAGCAGCTTTATGAAAGCTATCAGGAGGTTAAAAACCTGGCTGAAAGGGATAAGCTCACTGGTCTGCATAACCGTTACTACTTTGATGAAGCACTGGTTCAAATGCTGGCACATCAAAAACGTCATCCCGATGAACTCACCGCGGTCATGTTGTTTGACCTCGATAAGTTTAAGCATATCAACGACACCTTTGGTCATGAGATGGGGGATAAACTGCTTGTTGCTGTCGCTGATCGGCTACTTAAAGCGCTAAGGGGAGATACGCTGTTTGCACGCTTTGGCGGTGATGAATTTGTGCTTGCGTGTTCTCAGCTACGTTCAATCAGACACGTAAAGGGTCTCCTTAAGCGGTTACTTAAGACATTTGAAACAGCATTTGTTGTTGATAAGCATGAACTTTTTTGTTCATGTAGCGTAGGAGTGGCTATCGCGCCGGCAAACGGCGAATCTAGTGAAGAGCTACTCAAGTTAGCTGATATCGCTATGTATCGGGCTAAAAGGTCGCCTCAACTACAGTATTGCTTCTTTGAAGACAATATGCAGGAAGCTTTTTTGAGCAAGTATAAGATAGAGTCAGAGCTCAGACACGCGATTGAGCATGATGAGTTTGTGTTGCATTATCAGCCTATTATAGATATGCAGAGCAAGAGAGTGGCGGGCGCAGAAGCGCTCATTCGCTGGCCACAAGCGTTAACAAGTAAAAATCCGGGAGTGTTTATTCCTGTCGCTGAGGAGTCAGGGCTGATACAAGCGATTGGTAAGTGGGTGCTTCAGCAGGCATTTAAAGACCTTAAAAAAAGACTACGAGAAGGTGATTCTACGTATGTTTCCGTTAATGTATCTCCATGCCAGTTGTGTGAAAGCAGTTTTTTTTCTTATGTAGAGTCTCTTATAAAGCAATATAAAGTGCCGGCTTCAGCGCTCGTATTCGAAGTTACAGAGACTGCGCTGCTGAGTGAAGATACTGTTACGCTGAATACTCTGAACAGCTTGCATGAGCTGGGTATTCGAATTGCTTTAGATGACTTTGGAACTGGCTTTTCCTCTATTTCACACTTGCTCTCTTGTCCGATAGACATAGTCAAAATCGATAAATCGATTATCCAGAATATTACTTGTCCAAATTCAAAGCATAAGAATATGCTGGAAGGGCTGACGTATTTATTAAGTCAGTTAAACATCAGCATCATTGCTGAAGGTATAGAAACCCAAGAGCAGTCCGCTTTGTGCCAGCGGCTTGGTATTAAGCTGGCTCAGGGCTTTTTGTATTATCGCCCGGCGAGTGACGTTGAGCTGCAGTCGTTGCTGAACAATACCATTGAACAGTGA
- a CDS encoding response regulator — protein sequence MTIDANQVTLFVVEDDDIDFMTIKRSFKKMKIVNPLVRAKDGQEALEQLEANMIRLPFIMLLDLQMPRLSGLELLAKLRHSAQLKDTVVFVLTTSADERDIFDSYQHNVAGYFVKDEVGKEFLEVLSLLDGYWRIVHMPGEKQ from the coding sequence ATGACGATAGACGCCAATCAAGTCACTCTGTTTGTTGTGGAAGATGACGATATTGATTTTATGACCATTAAGCGCAGCTTTAAGAAAATGAAAATTGTAAACCCATTAGTCAGAGCGAAAGATGGGCAGGAGGCGCTGGAACAACTTGAGGCAAATATGATCCGCCTGCCATTCATTATGTTGCTGGATTTGCAAATGCCAAGATTGTCGGGTTTGGAGCTGCTTGCAAAGTTACGCCACAGTGCGCAGTTAAAAGACACCGTGGTGTTTGTGCTGACCACGTCAGCAGATGAACGAGATATTTTTGATAGTTATCAACACAATGTAGCAGGTTACTTCGTTAAAGATGAAGTAGGAAAGGAGTTTTTAGAAGTGCTTTCACTGCTTGATGGGTATTGGCGCATCGTCCATATGCCGGGAGAAAAGCAATGA
- a CDS encoding response regulator, translating to MDKRHVLIIDDSPDDIELIERSLGKVADLCYQIDSATQPDELWQCLKKSHYDCLLIDYHLPSTSGLEILKSVRKEFVCLPVVVLTGQANELQAANLIKAGAQDYINKARISGQRLHEVISEAIARVQTASPRNLLPGTQCNVLIIDDNPDDIEFCVRSLKRKSKRYRYQSASSGEEGLSLIETFLPDCVILDHSLPGTTGVDFLPQILSVYPHLPIIIMTGQGNELIAVEAMKRGAENYLIKSELDADTLDKNITAAVRKKQLEHELSKKERVLTKKQQELNDAYAFQDLVFDSLPDYVFVKDHEFRIVRANQPFLDLYPDKSKVIGYTTVEDYPEDEADAFLAKDREAFDVGFSETLETITFPNGEVHILSTQKKRFENASGEVFILGVANDVTERETTLRALQKSNYDLEQFAYVASHDLKSPLNGIKKLVSWIEEDHHDELSKEALQHFTMIKSRVDRMSRLLTDLLEYARVNTKLSDNESVNFHEICHYLHGLNEFNDDFVLKVPEVEVQLPRVALQLVMMNLIGNSIKHHDKSTGQIEIDILPCPGGYNLTVTDDGPGIAPEYADKVFEMFQTLQPRDEVEGSGMGLAMVKKVVEYYSGRVALDTNYVAGCKVALFWPSKDNTFNLCKQVGVTV from the coding sequence ATGGATAAACGCCATGTCCTAATTATAGATGACAGCCCTGATGATATTGAGCTGATAGAAAGGTCACTCGGGAAAGTGGCAGATTTATGTTATCAAATCGACTCTGCAACCCAACCTGATGAGCTGTGGCAGTGCCTTAAAAAGTCACACTATGATTGCCTTCTCATTGATTACCACCTGCCATCAACCTCTGGCCTGGAAATTCTGAAAAGTGTCAGGAAGGAGTTCGTTTGTTTGCCTGTGGTTGTGTTAACCGGGCAAGCCAATGAGTTACAAGCTGCAAACCTGATTAAGGCGGGTGCACAGGATTACATTAATAAAGCCCGCATCAGTGGCCAGCGCCTTCATGAGGTGATATCTGAAGCCATTGCCCGTGTTCAGACTGCGTCTCCGAGAAACCTTTTACCGGGAACTCAGTGTAATGTTTTGATCATAGATGATAACCCAGATGACATAGAGTTTTGTGTACGCAGCCTTAAGCGCAAATCCAAACGTTATCGTTATCAGAGTGCCTCTTCAGGTGAAGAAGGGCTGTCACTGATAGAAACGTTTTTGCCAGACTGCGTGATATTAGATCATTCACTTCCCGGTACCACCGGAGTTGACTTTCTTCCGCAAATTCTGAGTGTTTATCCGCACCTTCCCATCATCATTATGACGGGGCAGGGTAATGAGCTGATTGCCGTAGAAGCAATGAAACGGGGAGCAGAAAATTACCTGATTAAATCAGAGCTTGATGCGGATACGTTAGATAAAAACATCACAGCGGCAGTCCGCAAGAAACAGCTGGAGCATGAATTATCAAAAAAAGAACGGGTTTTGACAAAAAAGCAGCAAGAACTCAATGATGCCTATGCATTTCAGGACCTCGTATTTGACTCATTACCTGACTATGTTTTTGTCAAAGATCATGAATTTAGGATTGTGCGGGCAAATCAGCCGTTTCTGGATTTATACCCTGATAAAAGTAAGGTTATTGGTTACACAACAGTAGAAGATTACCCAGAGGATGAGGCTGACGCTTTTTTGGCAAAAGATCGGGAGGCCTTTGATGTGGGTTTCAGCGAAACACTCGAAACCATTACTTTTCCCAACGGAGAAGTACATATTCTTTCTACCCAGAAAAAGCGATTTGAAAACGCATCAGGGGAAGTGTTTATACTCGGGGTTGCAAATGATGTAACAGAGCGAGAAACCACATTAAGGGCATTACAAAAGTCCAATTATGACCTTGAACAGTTTGCCTATGTTGCATCTCATGATTTGAAGTCACCGCTCAATGGCATTAAAAAGCTGGTGAGCTGGATTGAAGAAGATCATCATGACGAGCTATCTAAAGAAGCCTTACAGCACTTTACGATGATAAAGAGCAGAGTTGACCGTATGAGCCGGCTTCTGACGGATTTACTGGAATATGCGAGGGTCAATACCAAACTCTCTGATAACGAGTCTGTTAATTTTCATGAGATTTGTCACTACCTACATGGGTTGAATGAGTTTAATGACGATTTTGTTTTGAAGGTGCCTGAGGTTGAGGTACAGCTTCCGAGGGTTGCATTGCAGCTTGTTATGATGAATCTGATTGGTAATTCCATTAAGCACCATGACAAGTCAACTGGGCAGATTGAAATTGACATCCTTCCTTGTCCCGGCGGGTACAACCTCACAGTTACTGATGATGGGCCAGGCATTGCACCCGAATACGCAGACAAAGTCTTTGAAATGTTTCAAACATTACAGCCCAGAGACGAAGTGGAAGGCAGCGGTATGGGGCTGGCTATGGTCAAAAAGGTGGTGGAATATTACTCCGGCCGAGTTGCGCTTGATACAAATTATGTGGCTGGTTGTAAGGTCGCACTTTTTTGGCCATCTAAAGACAATACTTTTAATCTCTGTAAACAGGTTGGGGTAACCGTATGA
- a CDS encoding response regulator yields the protein MSQNLGLILLVDDNEDDYEATLRSLRKNHLLNPVHWCKSGGDARDYLYHQGKYTDDDSVRRPTLMLLDLNMPGLDGRQLLRELKADRDMCAIPTIILTTSNDPKDIEECYTLGASTFIQKPVEFEGLTKAIQTMKDYWFGIALLPKSDEANNG from the coding sequence ATGAGCCAGAATTTGGGATTGATCTTGTTAGTGGATGACAATGAGGATGATTATGAAGCCACACTCCGCAGCTTACGTAAAAACCATTTACTGAACCCTGTTCACTGGTGCAAGTCTGGGGGAGATGCCAGAGATTATTTATATCATCAGGGTAAATACACAGATGATGACTCTGTGCGTCGCCCAACGCTGATGCTGTTGGATCTCAATATGCCTGGGTTAGATGGAAGGCAATTATTGAGGGAATTAAAAGCAGATCGGGATATGTGCGCGATCCCCACGATAATTCTAACCACTTCCAACGACCCAAAAGATATTGAAGAGTGTTATACCCTGGGTGCAAGCACCTTTATTCAAAAACCGGTTGAGTTTGAAGGGCTAACAAAGGCCATACAAACAATGAAAGATTATTGGTTTGGTATTGCTCTGTTGCCAAAAAGTGATGAGGCGAACAATGGATAA